One Carya illinoinensis cultivar Pawnee chromosome 5, C.illinoinensisPawnee_v1, whole genome shotgun sequence genomic window, TGCACAATAGaaacattaaattaaactaaattatattaaatgaataaacaaataaaattttgaaattgtgGCATGAtggtataaataaatttaaaatgctaagattttgataaaatatatattccgAGTACTTGGCATTGAGTTGCattttttgcctattcttttcttTGACATATATGTACGGCTTTtgtagatggacaaaagttggatgctAATCACTGATAGACTTAGGTCTAGCGAATATGCCAATGGCGTTAAATAATTCATTACTTTGGCCCAATCTCATGCTAACGGTAGTGATGAAATTCATTGTCCATGTACCCTATGCTCGAATAATTATTTCTTACCTTTTAGTGAGGTCGAAAGACATTTGTTCATTAGGGGTATTGATAAAAATTACACAGTGTGGATATTTCACGGCGATGAAGAATATTTATCTTTAAGTGATGATGATAATCTTCACGATTCCCCACATGATGATCAATACATTGATGACGTTGATATTATGTTAGAAGACATTCAGGCTGGCAGATTTAGTGGTGTGCCTTCAAACGAGTCATTCAATGGTGGGGGTACAACCTCAGTCGAACCTGAGTCAACCAAATCTTTCGATCAGTTGTTGGTTGACGCACGTCGTCCTCTTTATGAAGGTTGTACAaagtattcaaaactttcatttcttGTCAAGTTGTTGCACATTAAGACATTGGGTGGTTGGAATGTGAAGTCGTTCGACATGCTTCTACAATTATTGAAATCAACTTTTCCCAATGCCCTTTTGCCTAACTCATATCAAGAGTCACGTAGCTTGTTGCGAGGGTTGGGCTTTACTTACACCAAAATCCATGCTTGTCCGAATGATTGCATTCTTTATTGGAAAGAAGAGTGCCCAAAATGTAAGGTGTCAAGGTGGATATTCAACAAAAGTAAGCAAAAAAGTATTCCTCAGAAGGTCCTGCGACATTTCCCACTGAAGCCAAGATTACAAAGACTGTTTATGTCCCAAAAAATAGCAGCTGAAATGAGATGGCATAGAGACCAGCGCATCAATGAGCATGGTGTTCTAagacatcctgctgactctgagGTCTGGAAAGCATTTGATCAACAATATTCTTGGTTTGCTCAAGATAGccgcaatgttaggcttggtCTAGTTAGTGACGGTTTcaacccatttaataatttgagtaaACCATATAGTATATGGCCAGTTATACTTGTCCCTTACAACTTGCCCCCGTGGTTATGCAAGAAAGATCAATTTTTCATGACTTCACTCCTGATTCCTGGACCGAGGTCACCAGGTAATGAGATCGATGTTTACTTGCAACCTCTAATAGATGAACTAATTGatttatgggaaaatggtgtTGATACGTACGATGCTATGATAGCTCAGACGTTCCGATTACATGCAGCTTTATTTTGGACAATTAACGATTTTCCTGCATACCGTAACCTTTCTAGTTGTAGCACTAAGGGAAAAATGGCATGTCCATCATGTAGGCAAGAAACAGATTCGATGTGGTTGACATATAGCCGAAAGCATTGTTAtatgggtcatcgtcgattcCTGCCATCGGGTCACAAttggagaaaaaagaagagtatTTTTAATGGTAGTGTAGAACATCGTGAACCACCTGCACACTTGGCAGCTGAAGATATCATCAATGAGATACAAAATATTCCCTTCAATGCTGATTTtggaaaagcaaataaaaaaagaaaacgtaCCACTGAGGAGTTGAATTGGAcgaaaaaaagtatattttttcaattgccATATTGGTCTCGGCTAAAGAttagacataatctagatgttaTGCACATTGAAAAGAACATATGTGACAACATTTTGGGAACATTGATGAACATAACCGGAAAAACTAAAGATCATGTCAACGCACGCTGTGACCTTTCCAATCTTAATATAAGGAAGGAATTACAActaaatcaagatggacagcgCATCACTATGCCACATGCATGTTTTACCTTGTATGGAGTTGAGCGGACAGGTTTCTGTAATTGGTTGCATGATGTTAAATTTCCTGATGGCTTTGCTTCTAATATTGCGAGATGTGTTAGTGTTGTTGATTGTAAAATCTCCGgtatgaaaagtcatgattgccaTATCTTCATGCAAAGATTACTTCCTGTTGCAATTTCTGGATACCTACGACAAGATATACGATTGGCACTAACTGAATTcagcacttttttcaaagagttgTGTGCTAGAACATGTAAAGTTGATGTCTTAGAAAGGCTTCAGGTTGATATCGCTATCATTTTGTGCAAGCTTGAGATGATATTTCCACCTAgcttctttgatgtaatggtccaCTTAGCCtaccatttgccacgtgaggcctTGCTTGTGGGACCAGTTCAATATAGGTAGATGTACCCATTCGAG contains:
- the LOC122310257 gene encoding uncharacterized protein LOC122310257 is translated as MPPLYSVPRPVSISCDCRSHNVPPPAAAFSPPHNTVWIFHGDEEYLSLSDDDNLHDSPHDDQYIDDVDIMLEDIQAGRFSGVPSNESFNGGGTTSVEPESTKSFDQLLVDARRPLYEGCTKYSKLSFLVKLLHIKTLGGWNVKSFDMLLQLLKSTFPNALLPNSYQESRSLLRGLGFTYTKIHACPNDCILYWKEECPKCKVSRWIFNKSKQKSIPQKVLRHFPLKPRLQRLFMSQKIAAEMRWHRDQRINEHGVLRHPADSEVWKAFDQQYSWFAQDSRNVRLGLVSDGFNPFNNLSKPYSIWPVILVPYNLPPWLCKKDQFFMTSLLIPGPRSPGNEIDVYLQPLIDELIDLWENGVDTYDAMIAQTFRLHAALFWTINDFPAYRNLSSCSTKGKMACPSCRQETDSMWLTYSRKHCYMGHRRFLPSGHNWRKKKSIFNGSVEHREPPAHLAAEDIINEIQNIPFNADFGKANKKRKRTTEELNWTKKSIFFQLPYWSRLKIRHNLDVMHIEKNICDNILGTLMNITGKTKDHVNARCDLSNLNIRKELQLNQDGQRITMPHACFTLYGVERTGFCNWLHDVKFPDGFASNIARCVSVVDCKISGMKSHDCHIFMQRLLPVAISGYLRQDIRLALTEFSTFFKELCARTCKVDVLERLQVDIAIILCKLEMIFPPSFFDVMVHLAYHLPREALLVGPVQYR